Proteins encoded together in one Triticum dicoccoides isolate Atlit2015 ecotype Zavitan chromosome 7B, WEW_v2.0, whole genome shotgun sequence window:
- the LOC119340251 gene encoding 60S ribosomal protein L37a-1, translated as MTKRTKKAGIVGKYGTRYGASLRKQIKKMEVSQHSKYFCEFCGKFAVKRKAVGIWGCKDCGKVKAGGAYTMNTASAVTVRSTIRRLREQTEA; from the exons ATG ACGAAGCGCACCAAGAAGGCTGGAATTGTCGGCAAATATG GTACCCGTTATGGTGCCAGTTTGCGTAAGCAGATCAAGAAGATGGAGGTGTCTCAGCACTCCAAGTACTTCTGTGAGTTCTGTGGGAAG TTTGCTGTGAAGAGGAAAGCAGTTGGAATTTGGGGATGCAAGGACTGTGGGAAGGTGAAGGCTGGCGGTGCTTACACCATGAA CACTGCCAGTGCGGTCACTGTCAGGAGCACTATCCGTCGTTTGAGGGAGCAGACTGAAGCATAA